The DNA window cactacactcagtaatatgactataattttttgaatcattaaattccattattcgtaccacgtgcagttcaaatttatattttttgaaaaaattcaagtaaacaaaataaagtaactaaatatatcataAAGCCACAAAAAACCCCCAAATTCTAaggaggagttcctggtgctttaaaagggctgcacaaaaaaattggaggccaaaaacaaaaaaacaaaaaactttgcagagcgccggggcatggcactcggcaaaggggtctttgccgagtgccaagaataaagCGCTCTGCAAagaggatttttttttattttttttagaaattacctctttgccgagtgcctctacAGGAAAACTcagcaaagacatttcaaaaaaaaaattaaatctttgccgagtgccgtgtcaggggcactcggcaaagtattttcaagaaaaaattctttgccgagtgccagatctggaacactcggcaaaggcatttcaaaaaaaaattaaatctttgccgagtgccgtgtcaggggcactcggcaaagtattttccaaaaaaaaaactttgccgagtgcctaacagcaggcactcggcaaacaagcacGTGGCCAAACACcattacgcggggcagcctatgccgagtgccacgcttttgccgagagtctggcactcggcaaagaaggtctttgccgagtgcccgatttttaacactcggcaaagcagtttgcactcggcaaagaccttgtTTCCAGTAGTGATCCATGAGTTCATGGAGGCTCCAGCTTCTGGAGCAAATTGGTACCCAGATCCTAACAGTCTAGTTGATACCCCTGGACATGGCAAGGTACGGCGAATTAGGAATGACATGGGTGCAGCTGAGGCAAGAGATGGACCCAAGGAATGCTTGCTCTGCGGGGGACCACACAACAGGCAGAAGTGTGATCTTTACAAGGGAACCGCAGTCCCTAGTGAGCAACCTGGATCATCGGCTACAACGGCACCAAGGCCTATTCCCATGCGCAAGAAAAAACAACACGATGATACCCTTTGATCTGTATTGTTAAGACTATGTGTTGTAAcattattatttgtgaaacctGGACCTCATGTCATGTATTGTTTAGGCTATCACTACTAGATTCAGATTctttgcctttgccgagtgcagcactcagcaaagaacacacggcaaaaaattgatcggcaaagccccctttgccgagtgtcttttatcgcgcactcggcgaatggtttgccgagtgccaaatttgacactcggcaaaaaaaaagtagtttgccgagtgtttttccaaaatacacttggcaaaggattattgtttgccgagtgtttttggaatTACACTCGTAAAACTAttttctaaagaaaaaaaaaacatttttgtTCTCAGCATTCTGttactgtttgccgagtgttttttgaaattgcactcggcaaacctattttccaaagaaaaaaaatatttttttctcagcatataCTACTGTTCCAGCTGACGTGCACATGCCAAGCCCTGTCTGCCAAATAATCCTCCGAAAACACAAGCAGGAGGCGCCGAAAGGGATCTAACCTCTCAAGGGGCGATGCCTACCCATCTAAAGCTCCCATTTGGCACCAAGTTTGTCGGATCCAAATGCCAATTTCTCTCATGAGTAGAGGCACCGGCTGCACCGGCAGAAGCTGGGGCAggagcagctgcagcagcagccgcatCGCCACCACGGGCACCGACAGCACCAGGAGCAATCGGACCACCAGCAGCCGCAGCAACAGCACCCAGTGTCACTCCTCCGCTGCTCCTCCTCCGTCATCATCTCCATGAAGGCCGACACGGGGGGtcgagctgcggcggcggctgctgctcgcGCTCCTTCTCCAGCGGCTGGTACAGCGCGCTGTTGACGATGTCCTTCTTCCTCGGCGACGTCTCCGCCAGTCTGCATGCAGGTGATTGCTTAATTTGCACGGTCGTTGCCGACAAGACAAGATCAAGAACGGGCATCACGGTGCAGTGCAGTACATTGGGACGGCAGCTTGGAGTCCACCGCCTCCGCCATGGCCTCGTAGTAGTAGAAGTCGAAGTGCGACCTGCTGCCGGGGTACAGGTCGCTGGCGCCCTGCTGCCGGGGTACAGGTCGCTGGCGCCCTGGATGCTGAAGAGCGACTCGTTGGACGCCATGCTCCACTCGGCCTGCGACACCGACGTCCTGTGCTGGAAACATGTGCTGAAGTCTAGACTGCCCAGAGTCCTCACAAACATAACACATAATCTTTATATGGTAAGACACATAGTTCAGAGAGCACAAATCATTTCAGTTTAATTCTAATACCATGAGAGTGTGAATAAAATGTGTGGAACTGAAAGAAAAGGTATAGTTCAGAGAGCACAAATCATTAGCCACACTCACCTACTACaaccattttatttctggttataaaGTGCAGCAAAAGGTAACTCATCCTTAAACACACTCACCTAATACTACAATACTACTGCAATTAAGCAGCAAATTAGTGAATGTCTAGGAGCAGATATACAAAAATGTAAATTACACCAACATCATCACGCCCAATTAAACAGCCCAGAGGTTGCATAAATTACAATTAAATAGTTCAAATGTACTGTAATCCATGTCCTTTCGATTATGTGCAAGGTTAAATAGATGACAGTGTAGATATGCTAAGTTCAGTACAAAGAAATACTTCAAAACATAGAATCGATCTAGAGAACTAGCAAGGTACAGAAGCAGTTCTACTGCCGACACACATGCATCCTATTTCAAAGCTAGGAAGGATTAAACAAGTATTTAATTCCAAGCATGTATGAACCGAGCACTAGAATAATTAATTAGACCTGCAAGCAAACATGTCACAATTACTGGATGATTGGTTGGTGAAGCACAAAAGTAACAATTGACAGTTTGAGAACTAAAACTTGTTGCTTACCTGCTCAAACTGATGAATTCACAGCAAGGTGCTTATATTGCACAAGCACTGAATCCATGTCCAGCTGCTGCTCTGAATCCAAAGCATTGCAAACCTGCACCCTGTGGCAAAAGAAAGAAGCCAGCCAAGTTGCCGATGGAAAATGGAATTAGCAAAAGCCTACTGCTACTGAAAATCCAATTAATGTGAACTGCTGCTCCTGCTCTTGGTGCTGTGCGTGCACGGGTTCTGGATGAGCACCGATTCGTGCTTGGAAGCTGAGCACGGCCAACCAGAGGCGAGTGAGCTTCGGCGAGGACTGGACACTGCCGCGCCGAACTGCAAATAGAGGGAGGGAGCAGGCTCGGGTCTGCACGAGCACACACAGGTTTTGATCGGTGAAGGCACCAGCGCCTGCGAGCTGCACCTGAGAGTTACGAACTGGGACCGAGCGCAAGAAACAGACACGGGCGAGCGCCAAAAATTCGACGGGAACTCGACCAAAATAAAAGGATTCGTCCCCCAAACTTTGCACAGGCAATCACCACAGAGTAGGTAAGCTATTCCCAAGAAATCATCGCTCAATTCGTGCTCAAACTCCAGAAAATCCAGATCACGTGCGAGAACTCGAAAAATCCCCAAAAACAAAATCGTGGTGCTCAAGTGAAGGATTTGTTAGGGGATCACCCTAGCCTTGATCACACATGTCCTAGCACCAAAATCCCTCAAGAAGTTTCACCCCAATCACAGCCAAATTCGACGAACCAAAAATCACTAAAAATGCCTCCGAAAATCACACAAAAATAAAAACTTCAGTTTTGGAGAGGGGAacaagtggtgcacgaatttgatCCGGGGATTAGCTCAAGATGTCGGATTACAAGCCACTTCAGTTTTGGCGGCCGGGGGCAGGGGGCGCCGACGGCGGCCGGGGACGGGTGTGCCAGTGTGCGTGTGCGGCGCGGGTGGGTGTGGCTGTGTGTGGCTGTGTGCGGCCGGATGAGGGGTATATGagtgggggtttgccgagtgtgcgagaccaggcactcggcaaactcctcTTTGCCGCCGGGTGTCAGAATCGAGCCACTCGGCAAATTCAGTTTATTTttcattttcttcttttcttctatcctcatatattatattaaactgagagtaaattgttTATTTGAGgctctaaacgaattcaaatcaaaaagtggtcaactataaagtttcataacttttcgagatctacaatttccatttagtaagttttttcatctgaggtcgtttgaaaaattcaaatttcaaatttgagagattcaaacgtaattttgcatgataagatgatttgaaatcaaaaagttgtcaactacatagtttcataacttttggagatctacaatttttatttaggaagtttttccatccgaggtcttttgaaaaattcaaattttaaaattttcaaattcaaacgtcgtttttgcatgacaagatgatttcaaatcaaaatgttgccaactaaaaaatttcataacttctcaagatctacaaagtttattttggtcatttgttcatccaacatagtggtagtaacattgtccacaaatcttatatatccctcttctactttcatgaaactaatatgagagacatgagagagatgtagattttatgaacaacgttatcgtcgctttgtcaaataaagaaatgaccaaaataaactttgtagatcttgagaagttatacaactttgtagttgaaaagttttccatttgaattcatttatggcataaaaattgctttgaaaaaattatttgtcgagggcaaaaaaaaatgcacacggcaaaatgcctctttgccgagtgccaaaacaaaggcactcgacaaggacgtattttgccgagtgccaaaaaatggcactcggcaaaatacatctttgtcgagtgccagaaaaaaggcactcagcaaagacgcattttgccgtgtgccgaaaaatagcactcggcaaaatacatctttgccgagtgccagaaaaaaggcactcggcaaagacgcattttgccgagtgccgaaaaatggcactcggcaaaatacatctttgccgagtgctgaaaaaaacactcggcaaagccatctttgtcgagtgttttttttttgccgagtgtattttatttggcactcggcaaagaccgtctttgccgagtgcccgataaaataaaCTCGGtaaagcctccggcactcggcaaagtaccggtttccggtagtgtatgTGTTGTAACATTGacctcgttcgctggtctgaaacttggctgaaaaatactgttccggctggtttGTTGGGAGGGAAAAACACTGTTCGGCTGGTTTGATGAACAGTAAATTGTGAGGGTATTCAGCCGGCCGGCTGGTTGGTTCCAGACCAGCGAGCGGCCTcattattatttgtgaaacctGGACTTCATGTCATGTATCGTTAAGGCTATGTGTTGTAAcattattatttgtgaaacctGGACTCCATGTCATGTATGGTTAAGGCTACGTGTTGTAACATTATTATTTGTGGAACCTGGACTTCATGTCATGTATCGTTAAGGCTATGTGTTGTAGCATTATTATTAATGTACCGTGAGGACAACGTGTTGGTTCTTACTTATTATGTTCGTTCCATTTATACCTTTCGTTCTGATTTATTTTGCAATCATTCTGTAACACTAACCATTGTATTACACTAACCAATTCAGGTATGGCGCACCCACACAGCTAGAGCTTATTGACCCCGTGATCGATGCGACGCATCATCACAATTGGACAACGGTCAATTGCCTCCCCCGTTAGGTCTCTGTACACCTGAGCACTTGTGGAGTCTCGACAAACGATGGATTCCGAGGTATTTTCTCAATTACATTGCATGGTTTATTCATATGTCAGTTGTgtttgatgaattctgtattttTTGCAGGCTGTGGGCTGCTAGTCTACTTCCACTAGCTTGTTTGGTCGAGGCCACAGGGGACCGGCACGCTAGGTTTCCAATGGACCGCGCTCTAGTCTCTGCTCTGGTCGATCGTTGGAGGCCGGAGACTCAAACGTTCCACCTCGCTGTCGGTGAGATGACGCCTACTCTTCAGGACATGTCCATGCTTCCCGGATTGCATATTGCTGGGGCCCGGTGTACACTGGCGGTGTGGAGGTCGGATGGAGGCAACACATCCTTCACCGTTTCCAGGGTGTTCTACCACCAGCAGGTACATATGTTTGCCTAACATTGTTTTGCATTGCTCGTTGGTTTGCAACAATACTAATAAAGTGCCCAATTTTCAGGGGACGACGAGCAACCCCAGTAGGAGTTCAGTGACGCCCATGGGCCAACCAAGGCATGGATTGAGTAGTTCAGGCCCGAGCTCCTGGACGAGGACTCAGAGGAGTGGCGAGTCACCTGACACTTGGAGGCCTACCTTCTTTGGTTGTTTGGCTGGGTCATGCTTACTAGCTCTCATGGATACAGCATGGACAAGCACCTCGTTCGCTTTGCTCAGGAGATAGCAGAGGCTCCACCAGACGAGATGCCTTAGTACAGTTGGGGTTCGGCTGTTCCGGCGGCGACCTACAGAGCTTTGTGCGACTCTTGCTCACCGAAGAGGAAGGTCAGTACCTTTGCTGGGTGTccactgctgctcatgttattgtTGTTTGCGAGGTTCGACATGGGTAGACCGCAGATGTCCTCTTACGTGCCGTACGAGTACAACTTCTACACTTTGGAGTGCCCGATCCTATGGACGGGCCGACGATGGGCTCTATTTGGTGCCGGCGACAGGTATGCACGTCATGTACTAAGTACGTAAATGTTTTTAATTGTTTCGTGACCGGCGGTTCTTCCGATGTCCTTATGGCGCGGTGAGTCTTGTTATTACTCAGTTGCTTTCCCTCAGTTTGCCTCACAGATAACTAACGACATTCTGAGTCTATCCTTGACGAGGGAAACTGCTTTGCTCAAATTTGATCCACTACACGCGGTCCGCCggtatttcctttttttttcatgTTTGTTAGTGGCCTGGTCTTTGTTGCTTGGCTGTTATTGATTGTTTTCGATCCGTCGCCAGCACCTGACATATTGCTGCGATCTTTTGACAACCTTCGCCTGAAGCATCGGATCAGGGAAACTGTTGATTAATTTAAATTCTCATGTAATCAAAACGACAAGGTTAATTATCGCGAACTGAGCGTAAGTTACTTGTGGTGGAACCTATCCACCGAGTTCAAGCCCCATACTCAGCACAGGTACTCCTATTTTAAACTAATATTCTTTTAGTGATGGACGTCGTGCCCATTGAGTGAAAAAAATCGTACCCACAGAGTGGAAAATTTTATCTCTCTCACCGTTGCAGATGTCAATAAGGAAAGGGATGGAAGAAAACAAAGAAGAGAGATTGGATTAGCAAATGGTTGATTGTAGCAAAAGCCAGATGGTGAGTTGGGGCAGCATGCGTGCTGGACCTCGTCCCTGTTGCTAGCTTGCAATTAATAtttgttgtaacacggcctccgagagtAGCAGAGACCCACGCGGTCAGCAGGTCGCGAAGACGTCTCCGACCGATCACCTAAGCGAAGGCCCAGCCACCACGCCTCCAGACCCAGACCCTGGAAAGATGACAGTTTCTCAGACTGTGCTCGCAGGATGCTGCATACAACCTCGGCGGAGCCTCCGCCCGTTAGGCGCGCAGGCACCTCTGGACGaagagggcggaggccgccccacTGATAGGCTAATCAAATGCCAACGTCTAATATGTGTGTGCAGGTAAGCAGAGGAAGGCCCTCATGGACGGCGCTGGCACTCTGGTTCGGCCTCCGCTCATATGGGCGGAGGCCCGAGCAGGAGCACGACTGAACCGGGCGTCAGAGGTTGGTGGCTTTCGGCGTCCTTGAggcggagaccgacggcggaggGCCAAAGGCCCATCAACGAATCCTGAGGCCTGCTGGGCCGGTTGGTCGCGTAGGCCCGGTATCTGATGGCGGCGtggcaagattacccccgaggCGAAGAGCAAGTAGAGGAATATTcccagaatgtactgtagcagttgaggggcacggTTGTAAACACCGCAAAggcggtagttgagccctataaatagggaacacttgtaacagtaccaGGAGGTGggtgaatgaattaatgaaacctcaGCATTACATGTCACTCCCTTACACGCCCACTTGCCGTGCTAACCCTTTCAAGCTTCCGCCCGATTACTGCACTCATCGGGCGGAGGCCCCTACCACTTCCTCACCGTCTGAGACTACaagtctcaacattggcgcccaccgtggtttggccaaggcaaaccaacgatggcagggaaaagaaaaaccaccaccagagcagcaacgaccacgggtcagagaggaaggcctaggcgcaccactcgtagcacctacgcaacgTCGCCagtggaggatgacaccagagcagatgcccagggtcaaccaccggaaccccaagatccagagattcaagatccggaggcccaaccaaattctggcacaacactcgagcaagaactgcaacagctgcaagcacagttgcaaagagcgcaacaagagagggacagaatggcagcagcattcgcagctaatcagcaagctactcaagcgtcagcacaagcagcagaaataaggcagcagttggcagtcctacatgcttagatgctaagtatgcagcatgtagtaccagcgtcaacctccgcaatcccagcctccgtagcaacaccaactgcaaccataccACAAGGGCCTCCGCTAGTGATCAGCCCACccacgatgccatctcaggtgatgcggaggcctatcgatcccaagtccccactctctgaaggcatacaacaaccgccatggccaacggcgtacaagccaatcacactaccaaagttcaatggaaagacagacccccatcagttcattatgagttacgaggcagcagtagcctccgccggcggagacgacgccgtcctggcaaagtcatttgttattgctgccgaaggtgacgcgttggcttggtactccatgctcaaaccaagcacagtctattcttgggaaaacCTACGgaacaagatattggcaaatttcaaggggctaacagcaTAGTCGCTGGCATCCATAGATCTGTtctagtgcaagcaaatgcagggagagacactacatgactacttccagaaattcatgcaactaaaggcgaaggcaccagacatcccagacgagatcgccattgaagcagcgatcaaaggcctccgaatcggaccgttcgcagcacacctagcaagaaagaaaccaacttccatacagcagttgtatGATGAGTTTGAgaaatactgcagatcagacaatgacctacggaaaaggctagaggagcagggtcaaaacagacagcaaaacagcAACAAAAACTCCTAGAAGAGCTATATGAACTAGAATGCATCAACTCAGAAACCAGggcaggggcaagtgctcagcatcgagggtcaaccccaCCCCGAACAAGGGCAACTGGCAGCGCCAGCAGGGTCAgagacccagaccaggaaccaaggtcggcaaggttaccaaggcaaaaactggaacaaaaaccacaagcagaaacaacgcaggccatattgcgtttttcacggcgaaagcgtagggcacagcaccaaagattgtccggagataaaagagacacaggaaaggatgaagaacaagcagactgcccaacctctgACACAGCAGAGCCCAAGAGAGGTCAACAacacctacacaactggccaccagcagtactgcccaatgtacccagcgctaaacgcaaaccaaatacatccctccacactggcctctgcctattacccgaacttcctaccagcatggcggccAGTGCCTTCGCAGTAGCCTCCGGCGGGTAACTACAGGTCGGAAGCAAGCTTGACCTACTTAAACCCAAAACCTCCtcacataacctacct is part of the Miscanthus floridulus cultivar M001 chromosome 9, ASM1932011v1, whole genome shotgun sequence genome and encodes:
- the LOC136481098 gene encoding uncharacterized protein — its product is MALATLLAHLAAGHFARMLALTSGGAGGGAGAGARAAAARAQAVAATALARACASGANWYPDPNSLVDTPGHGKRHRLHRQKLGQEQLQQQPHRHHGHRQHQEQSDHQQPQQQHPVSLLRCSSSVIISMKADTGGRAAAAAAARAPSPAAGTARC